GAGCAACTTTATTTACTTTCCTATTACAATTTTCAAACCTAACAATAATAAAATAAAATCACAAACAGAATGATAGCGACCGTCGAAAATCGCCGCCATCCCCAAAGAAAGAGGAAAGAAATCGCCGCCGTCCCCAaagaaagaggaaaaaaaagaggaaagaaCTTCACGCCATGCATTGGGTGTAGTTAGGCTCGAACACCCATTTCAATATCTTTTTATCTATGTGGAGAGTGGAGTGACGAGGCGGCCATATGTTGTTGCCACTAGCATACATGACCGTAGCAATTCACGCTTTTCCATGCGTGTACATCACAAGCTTGAATTTTTTACCTCCTAAATTGTTGCGTACAACTCATGCACGCGGGGATCCTACAGTTTGTGCCATAGTTAAATAAATATAGAACATTCTATATACATTTTTATCTAAAATTAATTCCAGACTTTATATGTTTCCAAATATTTTCATTTATTTTTTACTAGTaataaaaggaataaaaaaatatcTTCTCTCCTTCTAAAATTCCAGAGTCAAACTCCATCTCCTCCACCACGCTATAGACTTTATCCCCGCTTTCCCGTACCATTCTTTCCTCTTTCTCCCCTGATTCCAACGCTGCCGCCGCGCCGTAGCTCAGCCTCGCCGCCGACCACCCCAATCCCCTCCACCACCCACGCGCGTGGGCCGGCCGGCCACCGCCGCCCCTGCTCTTCCTCGCCGGGTCCCCGCCGTTTCCACTCCGTCCGGCAATCATTGGCCATTGAGGTATGCCCTTGTGTTTCATCCAGTGATTAGCTAAACCCGGCAGGCCATCTAGATCTTGGTGCGCTGCTTACAGATCTGCCGGTGCCTACGGAGTAGTTCCATACGTCTAGTTTGATTGCTGCTGCCGTGTTCAATTTCTtgttcttatgatttttttttctaccCGCAGGGTTTGATGCTTTTCCTGTCCTATTATCAATTTCTCGTTTGGGGAAGATCGTGCGAGATAGAAGAAAGGGCGGACTGGATTGTAATCTGAGCTCTGGTGGATCTAGACTGGAAGTTGCATGAGAAAAAGTTCAGAAATTTCCATGAAAGCTTCGTCGTCGATGGCAAGCGACGCTTCAGGGAACACTGACCCTGGCCAACAGGGTGCTCGTTTCAGTTCCATGGACCAGTCTTGCTTTGCAAGACCTGGCCAGTCAATCCCTGGCTACCCCCCATTCTTTGGCCCTCAGTCTTCCAACTTTTACCTTCCTGATGACAGTGTGGCTAAAGCATGTGATCCGTTCGAGCCGAATCCTCCTCAGAACAATCCTGTGGCAGATTGGGACCCTCAGGCCATGCTGAGCAACCTAACCTTCCTTGAGCAGAAGATCAAGCAGGTGAAAGATATCGTGCAGTCCATGGGTAACCGAGGGAGCCAAGATGTTGGTGGTTCCTGCGAGCTTGCCGCAAAGCAGCAGCTCGTCACCGCTGATCTCACTTCCATCATAATTCAGCTCATCTCGACTGCCGGCTCCATGCTTCCTTCCATGAAGACCCCGCTGCTTAGCAGCAATCCAGCGGTCAGGCAGCTCAACACGCCTGGTTCTCCCATGGGCTTTGGCTCGATTGTGAATCAGCGGCCAAGCACAGTCAGGGAGGAGATGGTTCCTGACATTACCAAGACCCCTGACTATGAGGATCTGATGAATACCCTTAATCCAGCCCATGATGAAAAGGATGATCTGATCAAATGCCCAAATCCTTGTGTTGGGGAAGGGCCTGAGCCGGTTCCGATGGAAGACCATGACGTGAAGGAGAGCGATGATGGTGGCGAGGCAGAGCATCTCCCCCCTGGTTCTTATGtggtcttgcaattggagaaggagGAGATTTTAGCACCACACACTCATTTCTGTGTGATATGTGGCAAGGGTTTCAAGAGGGATGCTAACCTAAGGATGCACATGAGGGGCCATGGAGACGAGTACAAAACTCCCGCAGCTCTTGCCAAACCCATGAGAGATTCTGTCTCAGATCCTACACCAGTTACAAGGTACTCGTGCCCATATGTCGGTTGCAAGCGGAACAAAGAGCACAGGAAGTTCCAGCCCCTCAAGACAATCTTGTGTGTGAAGAACCACTACAAGAGAAGCCACTGCGACAAGAGGTATACCTGCAGCCGATGCAACACCAAGAAGTTCTCAGTCATTGCGGACTTGAAGACTCATGAGAAGCACTGTGGGCGTGACAAGTGGCTCTGCTCATGTGGAACAACTTTCTCAAGAAAGGACAAGCTGTTCGGCCATGTCGCGCTTTTCCAAGGGCACACACCTGCTCTTCCAATGGATGATATTAAAGCAACAGGAGCATCGGAGCAGCCTCAGGGGAGCGAGGCGATGGACGACATGGTGGGGAGCACAGGGTATAACTTCCCAGGCAGCACGTCTGATGGTATTCCGAATCTAGACATGAAAGTTGCCGATGACACACGTGGTTATTTCTCTCCCTTGAACTTCGACCCCTGCTTCGGCGCCCTCGATGACTTCGCCCGACCTGGATTCGACATCTCCGAGAACCCCTTCTCCTTCCTGCCTTCAGGACCGGGTTCCTGCAGCTTTGGGCAGCTTAGTGGAGACAGCTGATGGAGTTCGTCGCCGTAGACAACCATGATGGTGTCGATTGTTATGTATGAATGTTATATGTATGACCGTCTCAGTTCTTCCTCTATTCAGGGAGCCATTTTGGTCCATGCTTCTTTCTTAAGTGTACTTTTAGTTTGTGGTCATCAATAATGATCTTACATATAGATTTGAAAGTCACAATTGTTAAATATATTATTATTTTCTTTATCTGTGTTGGCGCCTCGCAATCAATATCTTGTCATATCAGGGTGGAAGAGCAACAAAATAAAAACATTGAATGCAATCCCAGCCGAGCAAAAGCCAAGATGGAGATCACCATATCAGTGAAGTCAATAATACTTGTGAAATTTTACCTCTTGTGAAATAGTATTTGCTTATCATTTGGTCTTACTGGCAACTTCAGCTGTTCTGAAATTTATCTCCTGGACAATTAATTTCACTTGGAGCAATCTGTTAAAATTGATTGCATTTTCATGGAAAATAGCATCAAGATTGCATGAGCACATCAATTGATCCTCGGCCAGAATATTTTAGCAGGTCAAGTAACCACGTCAAGGCAAACAAATAGAGCTCATACAGCCAGCCAAATGTAAAAAATACATAATAAAATAAAACGAAACAAAACAGCTGGATTTCTCATGGCCCTCATGGATGGACACTCACACAAATACATCAAAAGAATGCACCACCATCCATAGCTGCGAAAATATCTGGACTTGATAGATCGCCAGTTGACATCTCAATCAAATTAGATTCGATTTATCATTCAGGCGCGGCAACAGAAAGATGGACGCTTACTACACAAATTGGCAAATTATATAACAAGCCAGGAGCGGTCTCTATAGGTAGTAACCAGTACTcttgtattactccctccgttcctaaatatttgtctttctagacattttaaatgactattacatacggatgtatgtagacatgttttagagtgtagattcactcattttgctccgtatgtagtcacttgttgaaatgcctagaaagacaagtatttaggaacggagggagtatataacaagCCAGGAGCGGTCTCTATAGGTAGTAACCAGTAGTCTTGAATAATTTGCCCTTTGATTGAGCGCGTACTAATATAGTACATAGATATCCAGATGTATACTAGAAAATGTACATCAACTCCTGCCAGATAATAGTCCAATGTCCTGGGGATAACTGCTGGCACCCTACTACTCTAGTTCCCAACAACGATCTCGTCGAAGTTCCAGTCCCTGACAAGATCCCTTGAAACAGCACGGCTCCGTTGAAGGCGAGGAGCACCCTCAATGCCTTGTCCAGTGGCCATTACAGGTGTCACCTTTGAGGTTCCCACACAGTTAGCAGGTCCTGCGGCCAAAATTTTCCGCGATAGGCAGGCAACAGCAGCTCCACACCTGTTTTCCTCCTCTGAGCTTGAGACTGAATAACTTCTGAAAGACTGTGAAGGGCTGCTCATGCCATGGCATACGAGACACGCTAGACTCATGATTGATGGTAGAGCTGAAATTACTGCAACAGAAGAGCCAAGTATCAGAACAATATTTCAGCATAATTGCAAAATTCTATCAACCCAAGGCTTGCGTTGTAGTATCCGATGACAGGCAAAACAAAGAGCCACAGGTGAAGCTCTTATGAGGTCAATGAGGACTGAGATCTCCCTTTTTAGTCACATAACTCATTAACTTGTTGAATTATCTAGAGTCCAGTGaataatttgataataatccccTCATTTCATGACTAATATATTTTGCCTCGCTGTTCGAACTCTCCCTATCAGCTGAACTATTAAGAACAACTCCGGGATGGATTCTGAAACAAACATATCCAAACAAAAATGGCAAGCCCAAGCATTTTCTTTAGCAAAGACTGCTGTTTGAGTAAGCAAAAAAGGAAAGCACATCAGGCAATTCAAATTACTTCCTGAGAATGTTTTATCATAATTATCAGCATCAGTTCCAGATTACATTAGCTCAACCATTGGAAAACGGCAATATGTGACTATTAATTAATACGTAATTGATATGCAAGTTCAACAGTTTTGAGTTAATTGACGCAACATCATGCAATCCAGAAAGCAACACAGAAAATAAACCACATAAACAACAGATCTTGGCAGATTGATAAAGAAAAAGGTAATGACAAAATTTTAAGCATATCCTTAAGAGAACTGGTCATCTACCTTGTGGTTAGCACAAGCAAGAAAACTCCATGAAGGGATTAGCGCAATTAGTGGATGTTTTGATAACTGACAAATCCCTAAATTTTCTCCAGCTTTCCTAGAGTGCATCGGTCTCGGAGATTTGCAAATTCAGCCAGCGATTAACGGACACTTTGACAACGGACGAATCCCTAAATTTTCTCCAGCTTTCCTAGAGTGCCTTGGCACCGGAGATTTGCAAATTGGGCCCTATATAAATGATGGAGGGAGCACATACTATTTGAGTGACTGGGCATCAGAGTTATTTGGTACAAGCATAAATTATTCCAGCGAAGATGAACATGACGGTTCGACGCCAGTTTTTTTTTTTATCAAAACAGGCAAGATAGCATGCAATGCCCCGTTGTTCCCCACGACACTAGAAAACTACCGTCACGACTCTTGGAAAAATTCGCAATCAAAATTTTGAGAGACCCAACTAGAGGCGGGTCTAGATGGTGCGCGGGTGCGAGCGACGCACCCACAGATTGTGGAAGTCGGGTGGGGTTTCAACGAATCACTGGGCAAAAACAAGATCATACCTGAAAACCCCCCAATGCTCAAAATCGCGGACGGGGCGGAGACAGCAGGGACGCGACGAGGAGGAACGGGAACGGAGACGGCGGCGGGGGTTGGGAGGGGGGACAATCGAGGGCGTCGGCGGTGAGGCGGAGGTACGGCCGGCGTTAGAGATGTAGGTCAGGACCCTCGGGGTAGGAAGGGGAAGAGAGGAGACGAGACAGGCTCGGAGGAAATTTGCCAACAAAAAGAAACAGGTCCGGTTGGGAGCAGCCATTATAATTTGTCCCACCGCAAAATCGGGGAACAGCCACATGTGGGCTGTTAATGGGCCTTGGCTGGTTGGTAGCGTGTTGTCGGGTCAAAGGCAAACAGCGTCGCCAGAGCTAATTTTCTAGTCAGAGCTGTATCTCGCTCAACGCGAGATGGAAGCTCGTCTCTCCCGTCATTGCTTAGCCGGCCCGCATTGGTGTTCTTTTTTTGTTCGCTGGCTTC
The Triticum dicoccoides isolate Atlit2015 ecotype Zavitan chromosome 3A, WEW_v2.0, whole genome shotgun sequence genome window above contains:
- the LOC119269743 gene encoding zinc finger protein STOP1 homolog, whose protein sequence is MRKSSEISMKASSSMASDASGNTDPGQQGARFSSMDQSCFARPGQSIPGYPPFFGPQSSNFYLPDDSVAKACDPFEPNPPQNNPVADWDPQAMLSNLTFLEQKIKQVKDIVQSMGNRGSQDVGGSCELAAKQQLVTADLTSIIIQLISTAGSMLPSMKTPLLSSNPAVRQLNTPGSPMGFGSIVNQRPSTVREEMVPDITKTPDYEDLMNTLNPAHDEKDDLIKCPNPCVGEGPEPVPMEDHDVKESDDGGEAEHLPPGSYVVLQLEKEEILAPHTHFCVICGKGFKRDANLRMHMRGHGDEYKTPAALAKPMRDSVSDPTPVTRYSCPYVGCKRNKEHRKFQPLKTILCVKNHYKRSHCDKRYTCSRCNTKKFSVIADLKTHEKHCGRDKWLCSCGTTFSRKDKLFGHVALFQGHTPALPMDDIKATGASEQPQGSEAMDDMVGSTGYNFPGSTSDGIPNLDMKVADDTRGYFSPLNFDPCFGALDDFARPGFDISENPFSFLPSGPGSCSFGQLSGDS
- the LOC119269744 gene encoding uncharacterized protein LOC119269744, yielding MSLACLVCHGMSSPSQSFRSYSVSSSEEENRCGAAVACLSRKILAAGPANCVGTSKVTPVMATGQGIEGAPRLQRSRAVSRDLVRDWNFDEIVVGN